The following proteins are co-located in the Haloplanus sp. HW8-1 genome:
- a CDS encoding LAGLIDADG family homing endonuclease — protein MAQSSQNQELIDRFVRFYRNYYRDEISRLAQRYPNEQRSLHVDYDDLYQFDQDLADDFLSQPDQIGEFAEEALRVYDLPADVSLGQAHVRLRNLPDTVDIRSIRVHDNHVGRLIAVSGIIRKATDVRPKITEAAFECQRCGTMTYIPQTDGGFQEPHECQGCERQGPFRVNYDQSEFVDSQKLRVQESPEGLRGGETPQSIDIDIEDDITGEVTAGDHVTVTGVLHIDQVTEGNEKSQLFDLYMDGLSVQIEDEQFEEMEISEADKTDIVELSNHPDIYEEMVASVAPSIYGYDEEKLAMILQLFSGVTKHLPDGSRIRGDLHMLLIGDPGTGKCLKGDTKVAIEDGREVPIRDLVERHLDDPTAVDDGVYDETDIDLVSVTEDGTVTTRQATKVWKREAPERMYRIRTASGREIEATPSHPLFVSEDGHLTPVEATHLSVGDAVARLPESTERSQIASDGGTVTVESASNGRLNDVVWDRIESIDTVEPDDDWVYDLEVAGIHTYLANGVVSHNSQLLSYIRNIAPRSVYTSGKGSSSAGLCVTGETLVHTEEGFEPIRDLAEPHHPDPVDMATSAPADHDIYTFDRTDGELVQRSSSHVWRMPEKPCRRIETAHGKKLETSANTTVLVCGDNGIEWREMHAIEAGDFVAVPNYDDIERTSPTPRTFFEFTEEKLKPTDQSVDFLRRRLREEFGTLRDAASELGLSEDFIYDSLSNRHLPLSRLDRILDGIGADRSDIDVARAMLGHGNSVEIPDAFDADLMYLVGLVFGDGDIMVSRRGGNRGHVRVSNADEELLRRAARIVEEKFDKSIDIEYQDERVPCVRIHSATLARFFRNLGMESPKDDLSLDSRLTTADHSDAFLRGLFDADGSVCARDDGGSSVQFSTISDDLGRQVQLMLDTYGVRSRRRERDRRGTYELESGYEIESKAIQTHLAIYGRHVDDFADRIGFESSSKTAALERIVGDARRRGERIPVGGALAAATGPAGAYYQNIHRGDNPERKRARAMLEDRDLGPVEPIISEAVDADLVWDEVVAAVDTGEKELFDLTVPETNNFVGNGIVTHNTAAAVRDDFGEGQQWSLEAGALVLADQGIAAVDELDKMRCVTGDTLVHLADGTVQRIEELTRDAAATGTIEELDNGRTIRDVDVDAWTMTDDGRIVSRPVTAIHEYEAPEQLTEVRLETGERLTSTADHPFFVFEDGERVERAASDLSSGDWVYVPRERPQPATDGGTVDSLGKYRSEAYDERTTEDVALRQVVSVTSTNGGPYVYDLTVEGTHNFVANGMVVHNSEDRSAMHQALEQQEISISKAGINATLKSRCSLLGAANPKYGRFDQYEPIGEQIDLEPALISRFDLIFTVTDQPDPEEDAALAEHILRTNYAGELNTQRTKVANANHSQAEVEEVTDTVEPAIDPELLRKYIAYAKRSCFPTMSDEAKAAIRDFYVDLRAKGADEDAPVPVTARKLEALVRLAEASARVRLSDTVEHEDAERVIDIVRSCLQDIGVDPETGEFDADVIETGTSKSQRDRIKSIKDVIETVDAEYEGEAGAPIDAIVERAQAEGIEEEKVMDQIEGLRRKGDVYSPTTDQYKVV, from the coding sequence ATGGCGCAGTCGTCGCAAAACCAGGAGCTGATCGATCGGTTCGTTCGCTTCTATCGAAACTACTATCGCGACGAGATCAGTCGCCTCGCACAGCGCTACCCGAACGAGCAGCGGTCCCTCCACGTCGACTACGACGACCTCTACCAGTTCGATCAGGACCTCGCCGACGACTTCCTCTCACAGCCCGACCAGATCGGCGAGTTCGCGGAGGAGGCCCTGCGCGTGTACGACCTGCCCGCGGACGTGTCGCTCGGGCAGGCCCACGTCCGCCTGCGGAACCTCCCCGATACGGTCGACATCCGCTCGATCCGTGTCCACGACAACCACGTCGGTCGCCTGATCGCCGTCTCCGGGATCATCCGCAAGGCGACCGACGTGCGCCCGAAGATCACCGAGGCCGCCTTCGAGTGCCAGCGCTGTGGCACGATGACCTACATCCCTCAGACCGACGGCGGGTTCCAGGAACCCCACGAGTGTCAGGGCTGTGAGCGACAGGGGCCCTTCCGGGTCAACTACGACCAGTCCGAGTTCGTCGACTCGCAGAAACTCCGGGTCCAGGAGAGCCCCGAAGGGTTGCGCGGCGGCGAAACGCCCCAGAGCATCGACATCGACATCGAGGACGACATCACCGGCGAGGTGACCGCCGGCGACCACGTCACCGTCACCGGCGTCCTCCACATCGACCAGGTGACCGAGGGCAACGAGAAGTCCCAACTGTTCGACCTCTACATGGACGGGCTGAGCGTCCAGATCGAGGACGAACAGTTCGAGGAGATGGAGATCAGCGAGGCGGACAAGACCGACATCGTCGAACTGTCGAACCACCCCGACATCTACGAGGAGATGGTCGCCTCCGTCGCGCCCTCCATCTACGGCTACGACGAGGAGAAACTCGCCATGATCCTCCAGTTGTTCTCGGGTGTGACGAAGCATCTGCCGGACGGCTCGCGGATTCGGGGGGATCTGCATATGCTGTTGATCGGGGATCCCGGTACTGGAAAATGTTTGAAAGGTGATACGAAAGTGGCGATCGAGGACGGGCGCGAGGTGCCGATTCGCGACCTCGTAGAACGCCACCTCGACGACCCGACAGCCGTGGACGACGGCGTCTACGACGAGACGGACATCGATCTGGTCTCGGTCACGGAGGACGGAACGGTTACGACACGGCAAGCGACGAAGGTGTGGAAACGGGAGGCCCCCGAGCGGATGTATCGGATTCGGACCGCGAGCGGTCGGGAAATCGAGGCGACGCCGTCGCATCCGCTGTTCGTTTCCGAAGACGGCCATCTGACCCCCGTCGAAGCGACACACCTCAGCGTCGGTGACGCGGTGGCTCGCCTCCCGGAGAGTACCGAACGGAGTCAGATCGCATCCGACGGCGGGACGGTGACGGTCGAATCGGCGAGCAACGGCCGTTTGAACGATGTCGTGTGGGACCGCATCGAATCCATCGACACCGTCGAACCGGACGACGACTGGGTGTACGACCTCGAAGTCGCCGGCATACACACGTACCTCGCCAACGGCGTCGTCTCGCACAACTCGCAGTTGCTGTCCTACATCCGCAACATCGCGCCCCGATCCGTCTACACGTCGGGGAAGGGATCCAGTTCGGCCGGCCTCTGTGTCACGGGTGAAACGCTCGTTCACACGGAGGAGGGATTCGAGCCGATCCGTGACCTCGCCGAACCACATCATCCCGATCCGGTCGACATGGCGACCAGTGCGCCGGCCGACCACGATATCTATACGTTCGATCGAACGGACGGCGAACTGGTCCAGCGGTCCAGTTCGCACGTCTGGCGGATGCCAGAGAAGCCGTGTCGACGCATCGAGACAGCCCACGGGAAGAAACTCGAAACGTCGGCGAACACGACCGTTCTCGTCTGTGGCGATAACGGTATCGAATGGCGCGAGATGCACGCTATCGAGGCCGGCGACTTTGTCGCTGTACCGAACTACGACGACATCGAGCGGACAAGCCCGACGCCACGCACGTTTTTCGAGTTTACCGAAGAGAAGTTGAAACCGACCGACCAGTCCGTCGACTTCCTTCGACGTCGCCTCCGCGAGGAGTTCGGGACGCTCAGAGATGCCGCGTCCGAACTCGGCCTATCCGAGGATTTCATTTACGACTCGCTGTCGAACCGGCATCTCCCACTTTCACGTCTCGACCGAATTCTCGACGGGATCGGCGCCGACCGTTCGGACATCGATGTCGCACGGGCGATGCTCGGCCACGGCAACAGCGTCGAGATTCCCGACGCGTTCGACGCAGATCTCATGTATCTCGTCGGTCTCGTGTTCGGCGACGGCGACATCATGGTGTCCCGTCGGGGTGGGAATCGCGGCCACGTCCGAGTCTCCAACGCGGACGAGGAACTGCTGCGGAGGGCTGCCCGCATCGTCGAAGAGAAGTTCGACAAGTCGATCGACATCGAATACCAAGATGAGCGTGTGCCGTGTGTCCGGATCCACAGCGCGACGCTCGCGCGGTTCTTCCGCAATCTCGGGATGGAATCGCCGAAAGACGACCTCTCGCTCGATTCGCGGCTGACGACCGCCGACCACTCGGACGCGTTCTTACGCGGGCTGTTCGACGCCGACGGATCGGTGTGCGCCCGCGACGATGGCGGCTCCAGCGTCCAGTTCTCGACCATCAGCGACGATCTCGGCCGACAGGTACAGTTGATGCTAGATACGTACGGCGTTCGTTCGCGTCGACGCGAACGCGATCGGCGTGGGACGTACGAGCTGGAGAGCGGCTACGAGATCGAATCGAAAGCGATCCAGACGCACCTGGCCATCTACGGCCGCCACGTCGACGACTTCGCCGATCGAATCGGCTTCGAATCATCGTCGAAGACGGCGGCGCTCGAACGGATCGTCGGCGACGCGAGACGCCGGGGCGAACGCATCCCGGTCGGGGGGGCACTGGCAGCCGCAACGGGGCCCGCTGGAGCCTACTATCAGAACATACACCGCGGCGACAATCCCGAACGAAAACGTGCTCGCGCAATGCTCGAAGACCGGGATCTCGGCCCCGTCGAGCCGATCATCAGCGAGGCAGTCGACGCAGATCTAGTGTGGGACGAGGTCGTCGCCGCTGTCGACACCGGCGAGAAAGAACTTTTCGATCTCACGGTTCCCGAGACGAACAACTTCGTCGGCAACGGAATCGTAACCCACAACACTGCCGCCGCCGTCCGCGACGACTTCGGCGAGGGCCAACAGTGGAGTCTGGAAGCCGGGGCGCTCGTGTTGGCCGATCAGGGGATCGCTGCAGTCGACGAACTCGACAAGATGCGGTGTGTAACCGGCGACACGCTCGTCCATCTCGCCGATGGCACGGTCCAGCGTATCGAGGAACTCACACGCGACGCCGCTGCCACGGGAACGATCGAGGAACTCGACAACGGCCGGACCATCAGGGACGTCGACGTCGACGCGTGGACGATGACCGACGACGGCCGGATCGTCTCCCGCCCCGTGACGGCTATCCACGAGTACGAGGCACCGGAACAGCTCACCGAGGTGCGTCTGGAGACGGGCGAACGACTCACCTCGACGGCGGACCACCCATTCTTCGTCTTCGAGGACGGAGAACGGGTCGAACGGGCGGCCAGTGATCTATCGTCCGGAGACTGGGTGTACGTGCCGCGGGAGAGGCCACAACCGGCGACGGACGGCGGTACCGTCGATTCATTAGGGAAGTATCGATCCGAGGCGTACGATGAACGGACTACCGAAGACGTGGCGTTACGTCAGGTCGTGTCAGTAACGTCTACCAACGGCGGCCCGTACGTGTACGACCTGACCGTCGAGGGCACCCACAACTTCGTCGCCAACGGGATGGTGGTACATAATTCCGAGGATCGATCTGCAATGCATCAAGCATTGGAACAGCAAGAAATTAGCATAAGTAAGGCCGGAATAAACGCCACCCTCAAATCCCGGTGTTCCCTCCTCGGGGCGGCCAACCCGAAGTACGGTCGGTTCGACCAGTACGAACCCATCGGCGAACAGATCGACCTCGAACCCGCGCTGATCTCGCGGTTCGACCTGATCTTCACGGTCACCGACCAGCCCGATCCGGAGGAGGACGCTGCCCTGGCCGAACACATCCTGCGGACGAACTACGCGGGGGAGTTGAACACCCAGCGAACGAAGGTGGCCAACGCCAACCACAGCCAGGCGGAGGTCGAGGAGGTGACGGACACCGTGGAACCGGCCATCGACCCCGAACTGCTGCGGAAGTACATCGCCTACGCCAAGCGCTCCTGTTTCCCGACGATGAGCGACGAGGCGAAGGCGGCCATCCGCGATTTCTACGTCGACCTCCGCGCGAAGGGGGCCGACGAGGACGCGCCCGTGCCCGTCACCGCCCGGAAACTCGAAGCGCTGGTCCGTCTCGCGGAGGCCAGCGCCCGGGTGCGCCTCTCCGATACCGTCGAACACGAGGACGCCGAACGCGTCATCGACATCGTCCGCTCCTGTCTGCAGGACATCGGTGTCGACCCCGAGACGGGCGAGTTCGACGCCGACGTGATCGAGACGGGGACCTCCAAGAGCCAGCGCGACCGCATCAAGAGCATCAAGGACGTGATCGAGACGGTCGACGCCGAGTACGAGGGCGAGGCCGGCGCGCCGATCGACGCCATCGTCGAGCGCGCCCAGGCCGAGGGTATCGAGGAGGAGAAAGTGATGGACCAGATCGAGGGACTGCGACGGAAAGGCGACGTGTACAGTCCGACGACGGATCAGTACAAGGTGGTGTAG
- a CDS encoding conditioned medium-induced protein 4 has translation MDDKTAELRDIFLDATGEETVTERQAEGRGSLVDAADPERVDTRLRDLVATMRDRYEFETDLDPDAYVRLVYGFHDGEDDATLAEALGVDAETVLGARLDCHLVREADHDDGSIRERALAADREATRANDRFRDAFAELLTDADLGDRLASDSREDGLREATEDIETDVSF, from the coding sequence ATGGACGACAAGACCGCGGAGCTACGGGACATCTTCCTCGACGCGACGGGCGAGGAGACGGTCACGGAGCGACAGGCCGAGGGCCGCGGTTCGCTCGTCGACGCCGCCGACCCGGAGCGGGTCGACACGCGCTTGCGCGACCTCGTCGCGACCATGCGTGACCGCTACGAGTTCGAGACGGACCTCGATCCCGACGCGTACGTCCGCCTCGTGTACGGGTTCCACGACGGCGAGGACGACGCGACGCTCGCCGAGGCGCTGGGCGTCGACGCCGAGACGGTTCTCGGGGCCCGTCTCGACTGCCACCTCGTGCGCGAGGCCGACCACGACGACGGGTCGATCCGGGAGCGCGCCCTCGCCGCCGACCGCGAGGCCACCCGCGCCAACGACCGCTTTCGGGACGCGTTCGCGGAACTCCTGACGGATGCGGACCTCGGCGACCGCCTCGCGAGCGACTCCCGGGAGGACGGACTGCGGGAGGCGACCGAGGACATCGAAACCGACGTGTCCTTCTGA
- a CDS encoding biotin transporter BioY, which produces MATTTDSVELVGEEVTGNVARAVLFAAATSATAPVDMVHPLAPNVPITLQTLWVYLAGIVLGPLWAGVAFTLYLLAGVIGLPVFAGGNAGLGVILGPTGGFLIGFPLAAMTTGAVAHGVDGLDAPGDIPVPRLLAALIAGTAVVYAAGAVGYALVQAIGLVAAVSAVVVPFLPVAGLKVAATVAIVRSDGLIAR; this is translated from the coding sequence ATGGCAACCACGACGGACTCGGTCGAACTGGTCGGCGAGGAGGTGACCGGCAACGTCGCCCGCGCGGTGCTGTTCGCGGCGGCGACGAGTGCGACGGCGCCGGTGGATATGGTCCATCCGCTCGCGCCGAACGTTCCGATCACGCTCCAGACGCTGTGGGTGTATCTCGCGGGAATCGTCCTCGGTCCCCTGTGGGCGGGCGTCGCGTTCACGCTCTACTTGCTCGCCGGCGTGATCGGCCTACCGGTCTTCGCCGGCGGCAACGCCGGCCTCGGCGTCATTCTCGGGCCCACCGGCGGCTTCCTGATCGGCTTTCCCCTCGCCGCGATGACCACCGGTGCCGTCGCCCACGGCGTCGACGGCCTCGACGCCCCCGGCGACATCCCCGTGCCACGGCTCCTCGCCGCACTGATCGCCGGCACGGCCGTCGTCTACGCCGCCGGGGCGGTCGGCTACGCCCTCGTGCAGGCCATCGGCCTCGTCGCCGCCGTCTCGGCGGTCGTCGTCCCCTTCCTGCCCGTGGCGGGGCTGAAGGTCGCCGCGACGGTCGCCATCGTCCGCAGCGACGGCTTGATCGCCCGATGA
- a CDS encoding energy-coupling factor ABC transporter ATP-binding protein, whose protein sequence is MTITVEDYTYRYGGDDRDDGTGVPAVDGVSLTVDDGEFLVLAGPNGSGKTTLVRGFNGLFTPDSGTVRVNGTPIDEDPVAARSSVGMVFQNPRDGFVAATVGADVAFGPENLGLDREVIDRRVTDALDAVRMAGRRAERIDELSGGERERVAIAGALAMDPDHLVLDEPFTGLDWAARRSVLARLEALRDDGVSVVVVTHDLRDVAALAHRIVALADGAVALDAADPAPDTLRDLGVRPP, encoded by the coding sequence ATGACGATCACCGTCGAGGACTACACCTACCGCTACGGCGGCGACGACCGGGACGACGGGACCGGCGTCCCCGCCGTCGACGGCGTCTCGCTCACCGTCGACGACGGCGAGTTCCTCGTCCTCGCCGGCCCCAACGGCTCGGGGAAGACCACGCTGGTTCGCGGGTTCAACGGCCTGTTCACTCCCGACAGCGGCACCGTCCGGGTGAACGGCACGCCGATCGACGAGGACCCGGTCGCCGCCCGGTCGAGCGTCGGCATGGTGTTCCAGAACCCACGCGACGGCTTCGTCGCCGCCACCGTCGGTGCCGACGTGGCGTTCGGCCCCGAGAACCTCGGGCTGGACCGCGAGGTGATCGACCGCCGGGTGACCGACGCCCTCGACGCCGTCCGGATGGCGGGGCGTCGGGCGGAACGCATCGACGAACTCTCCGGGGGTGAGCGCGAACGCGTCGCCATCGCCGGCGCGCTGGCGATGGACCCCGACCACCTCGTCCTCGACGAACCCTTCACCGGCCTGGACTGGGCGGCCCGCCGGTCAGTGCTGGCGCGTCTGGAGGCGTTGCGCGACGACGGCGTGAGCGTCGTGGTCGTCACCCACGACCTGCGGGACGTGGCGGCGCTGGCACACCGGATCGTCGCCCTCGCCGACGGGGCGGTCGCGCTCGACGCCGCCGATCCCGCTCCCGACACCCTGCGCGACCTCGGCGTCCGCCCCCCATGA
- a CDS encoding energy-coupling factor transporter transmembrane component T family protein, protein MSLRYVAGDTPVHRLDPRTKLFVQASVAVAAFAHTTPRGLAALTTFVGGVCWLAATPVLASLRTYRAFLPFLVAGPLVEGATLGAPWFVPGDAVTPALASYRVLLLLLVSTAYIRTTRVRESRVALQWLLPGRAGVVLGAGVGFVLRFLPVLRDDLATIRAAMDARLGGERSLRERIRLIGVTGLRRVFRRADRFALALRARCFAWNPTLPALDPTWRDVPAAVVGVALLAWAVA, encoded by the coding sequence ATGAGCCTCCGGTACGTGGCGGGCGACACTCCCGTCCACCGCCTCGATCCGCGGACCAAACTGTTCGTCCAGGCGAGCGTCGCCGTCGCGGCCTTCGCACACACGACGCCCCGGGGGCTCGCCGCGCTGACCACGTTCGTCGGCGGCGTCTGCTGGCTGGCGGCGACGCCCGTCCTCGCCAGCCTGCGCACCTATCGCGCGTTCCTCCCCTTCCTCGTCGCCGGGCCGCTGGTCGAAGGGGCGACCCTCGGCGCGCCGTGGTTCGTCCCCGGCGACGCCGTCACGCCGGCGCTGGCGAGCTACCGGGTGCTCCTCCTGCTTCTCGTCTCGACGGCGTACATCCGCACGACCCGGGTCCGCGAGTCGCGGGTCGCCCTCCAGTGGCTCCTGCCGGGACGGGCCGGCGTCGTCCTCGGCGCCGGCGTCGGCTTCGTCCTCCGCTTTCTGCCCGTCCTCCGCGACGACCTCGCGACGATCCGGGCGGCGATGGACGCCCGCCTCGGCGGCGAGCGCTCGCTCCGCGAGCGGATCCGGCTGATCGGCGTGACGGGGCTCCGGCGCGTGTTCCGCCGCGCCGACCGGTTCGCGCTCGCCCTCCGGGCCCGGTGTTTCGCCTGGAACCCGACGCTGCCCGCCCTCGACCCGACGTGGCGGGACGTGCCCGCGGCGGTCGTGGGGGTGGCCTTGCTCGCCTGGGCGGTCGCGTGA
- a CDS encoding (Fe-S)-binding protein, which yields MPVLQTGAVTRETFWTIGPVGEAAFYYLAAVAILVFCYGVYARIRTYTAATADPIDRLDDLGGRIARATRLLLTNEAQFDRDTYAGVMHTFIVWGFLTLLIGTTILAIDMDVWTKLLGQPSFFVGDFYLSYSLVMDAFGLLFVVGVGMACWRRYGVRDPRLWGKHTDLEDDAFVLTLFALGVGGYVVEALRILGTGFPAFETVSFVGYGLALAGRAAGVSPAAAEAAYAAVWWSHSLLALGFVALLPYAKPVHMLTSMANVVTRDEKAGKRLPGVPADASPEEIGTGSVDDFTWRELLDQDACTTCGRCSSVCPANEVGRNLDPRDVILDLKAYREDRAAGERGEVPIVADGGESVIAAESMNACLSCMACMDACPVDIEHVRQFTGMNRRLTESGEMDGHVQDAMMNVFQQGNVFGDPARKRPDWTDDLDFEVPDAREESVDLLWYVGDYPSYDDRNKRVARSLARIFEAADVSYGILYDDEAHDGNDVRRVGEEGLYEMLVEDNAAAFSDAEFDEIVCTDPHSYNTFTHEYPEMSEDFDYPVSHYTEVVERLVREGRLPLSPTLDSTVTYHDPCHLGRMNDVYEAPRELVRATGATLAEMPRNRADSFCCGGGGGGVWTEVDEEMKPSEERLREAVEDTDGGVEQFVVACPMCTTMFEDGRKTGDFEDDLEIVDLTELLVEAIDDGVTAA from the coding sequence ATGCCCGTCCTCCAGACCGGCGCCGTCACGCGGGAGACGTTCTGGACCATCGGACCCGTCGGCGAGGCCGCCTTCTACTACCTCGCGGCCGTCGCCATCCTCGTCTTCTGTTACGGCGTCTACGCACGAATCCGCACCTACACCGCGGCGACGGCCGACCCCATCGACCGCCTCGACGACCTCGGTGGCCGGATCGCCCGCGCGACCCGCCTCCTCCTGACCAACGAGGCGCAGTTCGACCGCGACACCTACGCCGGCGTCATGCACACGTTCATCGTGTGGGGGTTTCTCACGCTGCTCATCGGGACGACCATCCTCGCGATCGACATGGACGTCTGGACGAAACTGCTGGGCCAGCCCTCCTTTTTCGTCGGCGACTTCTATCTGTCGTACTCGCTGGTGATGGACGCCTTCGGCCTGCTGTTCGTCGTCGGCGTGGGGATGGCGTGCTGGCGGCGCTACGGGGTCCGCGACCCACGGCTGTGGGGGAAACACACCGACCTGGAGGACGACGCCTTCGTTCTCACCCTCTTTGCCCTCGGCGTCGGCGGCTACGTGGTGGAGGCGCTTCGCATCCTCGGAACCGGATTCCCCGCCTTCGAGACGGTCAGTTTCGTCGGGTACGGACTCGCGCTCGCCGGGCGGGCGGCCGGCGTCTCCCCCGCGGCCGCCGAAGCGGCCTACGCCGCCGTCTGGTGGAGCCACTCCCTGCTCGCGCTGGGCTTCGTCGCGCTGCTCCCCTACGCCAAACCCGTTCACATGCTCACCTCGATGGCGAACGTGGTGACGCGGGACGAGAAGGCGGGCAAGCGACTTCCGGGGGTCCCCGCCGACGCCAGTCCGGAGGAGATCGGGACCGGCTCCGTCGACGACTTCACCTGGCGCGAACTCCTCGATCAGGACGCCTGTACCACCTGTGGGCGGTGTTCCTCGGTCTGTCCGGCCAACGAGGTCGGCCGCAATCTGGATCCACGCGACGTCATCCTCGATCTGAAGGCCTACCGTGAGGACCGGGCGGCCGGCGAACGCGGGGAGGTTCCCATCGTCGCCGACGGCGGCGAGAGCGTGATCGCCGCCGAGTCGATGAACGCCTGTCTCTCCTGTATGGCCTGCATGGACGCCTGCCCGGTCGACATCGAACACGTCCGACAGTTCACGGGCATGAATCGCCGACTCACCGAGTCGGGGGAGATGGACGGCCACGTCCAGGACGCGATGATGAACGTCTTCCAACAGGGCAACGTCTTCGGCGACCCCGCCCGCAAACGGCCCGACTGGACCGACGACCTGGACTTCGAGGTGCCCGACGCCCGCGAGGAATCGGTCGATCTGCTCTGGTACGTCGGCGACTACCCCTCCTACGACGACCGAAACAAGCGGGTCGCCCGCTCGCTCGCCCGCATCTTCGAGGCCGCGGACGTCTCCTACGGCATCCTCTACGACGACGAGGCCCACGACGGCAACGACGTGCGCCGCGTCGGCGAGGAGGGCCTCTACGAGATGCTCGTCGAGGACAACGCCGCCGCCTTTTCGGACGCCGAGTTCGACGAAATCGTCTGTACCGATCCGCACAGCTACAACACCTTCACCCACGAGTACCCCGAGATGAGCGAGGATTTCGACTACCCCGTCTCTCACTACACGGAGGTGGTCGAACGCCTCGTTCGCGAGGGTCGCCTCCCCCTCTCGCCGACCCTCGACTCGACCGTCACGTACCACGACCCCTGCCACCTCGGCCGCATGAACGACGTCTACGAGGCACCCCGCGAGTTGGTGCGGGCGACCGGCGCCACGCTCGCGGAGATGCCGCGCAACCGGGCCGACTCCTTCTGTTGTGGCGGTGGCGGCGGCGGCGTCTGGACCGAAGTCGACGAGGAGATGAAGCCGAGCGAGGAGCGTCTCCGCGAGGCCGTCGAGGACACCGACGGCGGTGTCGAACAGTTCGTCGTCGCCTGTCCGATGTGTACGACCATGTTCGAGGACGGGCGCAAGACCGGCGACTTCGAGGACGACCTCGAGATCGTCGACCTGACGGAACTGCTGGTGGAGGCGATCGACGACGGCGTGACCGCGGCCTGA
- a CDS encoding cupin domain-containing protein, which translates to MRVNEADLDWDAVEREETSFRRKRLATAAGGEELGCSLYELPPGKKSWPFHFHTGNEEAIYVLAGAGQLRTADGVESLDAGDYVAFPTGAEGAHRVVNDGDDPLRYLALSTMNDPDLTVYPDSEKIGVYAGAAPGGDDPRTVDGYYRRDDDVDYWLDET; encoded by the coding sequence ATGCGCGTCAACGAGGCCGACCTCGACTGGGACGCGGTCGAACGCGAAGAGACGTCCTTTCGCCGGAAGCGACTCGCGACGGCGGCGGGTGGCGAGGAACTCGGCTGCTCGCTCTACGAACTCCCGCCGGGCAAGAAGTCCTGGCCCTTCCACTTCCACACCGGCAACGAGGAGGCCATCTACGTCCTCGCCGGGGCGGGACAGCTCCGCACCGCCGACGGCGTCGAATCGCTCGACGCCGGCGATTACGTGGCCTTCCCCACCGGCGCCGAGGGGGCCCACCGCGTCGTCAACGACGGCGACGACCCCTTGCGATATCTGGCGCTGTCGACGATGAACGATCCGGACCTGACGGTCTATCCCGACTCCGAGAAGATCGGCGTCTACGCGGGGGCGGCACCCGGCGGCGACGATCCGCGGACGGTCGACGGCTACTACCGCCGCGACGACGACGTGGACTACTGGCTCGACGAGACCTGA